The following coding sequences lie in one Takifugu flavidus isolate HTHZ2018 chromosome 4, ASM371156v2, whole genome shotgun sequence genomic window:
- the LOC130523556 gene encoding membrane-spanning 4-domains subfamily A member 4A-like → MSAPVINEGTMMVVTRVQPVTMPAIAVGNHAFIKGYPLALGATQIMIGVVILLSGIVMVVSPATIGVYSGIFVWGALLYIVAGSLTVAAGKYDSRCLVNGALAVSIVTTVISLTAAILHGLDTAGILIYCSNYSMCYQYMTLSQGFSGILAVFNLLMVAVSITVAGFACNATCSCCNPPVLTEMVIAEAPKSTDPPPTYS, encoded by the exons ATGTCGGCACCAGTGATAAATGAGGGAACCATGATGGTGGTCACCAGAGTCCAGCCAGTGACTATGCCTGCTATTGCGGTGGGCAACCACGCCTTCATCAAGGGCTATCCACTGGCTCTTGGG GCCACACAGATCATGATTGGAGTGGTCATACTGTTGTCTGGCATTGTCATGGTGGTGTCTCCAGCTACAATTGGAGTTTATAGTGGTATATTTGTCTGGGGAGCCTTGTTG TACATTGTAGCAGGATCTCTGACAGTGGCTGCAGGGAAGTATGATAGCAGATGTCTG GTAAATGGTGCTCTGGCAGTCAGCATTGTGACCACGGTCATATCGCTGACTGCAGCTATACTTCATGGTTTGGATACTGCTGGGATCTTGATTTATTGCTCCAACTACTCCATGTGCTATCAATACATG ACTCTGAGCCAAGGCTTTTCAGGAATACTGGCAGTGTTTAATCTCCTGATGGTGGCTGTGTCGATCACCGTCGCAGGGTTTGCCTGCAATGCCACTTGTTCCTGCTGCAACCCTCCG GTCCTGACTGAAATGGTCATTGCAGAGGCACCAAAATCCACCGATCCCCCACCCACATATTCATAG